The Microbacterium sp. KUDC0406 genome includes a window with the following:
- a CDS encoding helicase, with protein MAGTAFATGVLAVTATLALGLAAVGGASATAQRSAAAADAAALAAADTASGAVASGDDPCVVAERVAAASGAAMVDCSVDGLVATVQVQAAYAGLAAVARARAGPPEGS; from the coding sequence ATGGCAGGAACGGCATTCGCGACCGGCGTGCTCGCCGTCACCGCGACACTCGCCCTCGGCCTCGCGGCGGTGGGCGGAGCATCCGCCACCGCACAGCGCTCGGCGGCCGCGGCGGACGCCGCCGCGCTCGCCGCCGCCGACACGGCCTCCGGCGCGGTGGCCTCGGGAGACGATCCCTGCGTCGTCGCCGAACGGGTGGCCGCGGCATCCGGAGCAGCCATGGTCGACTGCTCGGTGGACGGGCTCGTGGCGACCGTGCAGGTGCAGGCGGCGTACGCTGGTCTCGCCGCCGTCGCCCGCGCCAGAGCGGGCCCACCCGAAGGATCATGA